One region of Elusimicrobiota bacterium genomic DNA includes:
- a CDS encoding class I SAM-dependent methyltransferase: MDYERSTRDAYLTSARAAEYRKHQTKDWTWARFVTCLEQRAIARELGRYRWSSSDQLLDIPCGTGILGKVLRRFPFKIVASDISSEMMSLAREEYPGGRLEACVRADITATPFPRGSFACVVTLGFLHRVPREVKRAALREISALSNRVVIVSCSVDTPLQRLKHFLLSRLTPGHVPAPCPAPLEEVMGECRSQGLRVARAFMVAPVLSSHALLVLEK; this comes from the coding sequence ATGGATTACGAAAGAAGCACGCGCGACGCGTATCTCACCTCCGCGAGGGCGGCCGAGTACAGAAAGCACCAGACCAAGGATTGGACTTGGGCGAGATTCGTCACTTGCCTGGAGCAGAGGGCGATTGCCAGGGAGCTGGGGCGGTACCGGTGGAGTTCCTCGGACCAATTGCTGGACATCCCTTGCGGGACCGGCATCCTGGGCAAGGTCTTGCGCCGCTTCCCTTTCAAGATTGTGGCCAGCGACATATCTTCCGAGATGATGAGCTTGGCCCGGGAGGAATATCCGGGCGGCCGGTTGGAGGCCTGCGTCCGGGCCGACATCACCGCCACCCCCTTCCCCAGGGGCTCCTTTGCGTGCGTCGTCACCTTGGGATTCCTGCACCGCGTTCCTCGCGAGGTTAAGCGCGCCGCGTTGCGCGAGATTAGCGCTTTGTCTAATAGAGTGGTGATCGTGAGCTGCAGCGTGGACACGCCCCTCCAGCGCCTGAAGCATTTCCTCCTGTCGCGGCTCACGCCCGGCCACGTGCCCGCCCCCTGCCCGGCCCCGCTGGAGGAGGTCATGGGCGAGTGCCGATCTCAAGGACTTCGCGTGGCGCGCGCCTTCATGGTGGCGCCGGTTCTCTCTTCGCACGCCCTTTTGGTCCTCGAGAAATGA
- a CDS encoding methyltransferase domain-containing protein — MRRMYQTEWHGIQFSEFSRLSSRELAGPEFYGAFYREFFKRYRGWEQLSKSWREGKELWARFVLSRAPVRARVLSIGCGLGAVEREIQARRPGLELFIQEVAPAAWRWVSGRFPEDRQLLGGIPGCLPRGLKFDLIYLAAVDYALDDGALAGLLAALRPFLKAGGRCLIISASFDDLPSTLRGRALGAWASTKALAAEMLASSGLRSRGQLWGWSRSREDYRSVMRQAGYQGVEDGFVLPDRRAHYWIAGS; from the coding sequence ATGAGACGGATGTATCAGACGGAGTGGCACGGCATTCAGTTCTCGGAGTTTTCACGCCTCTCCTCAAGGGAGCTCGCCGGCCCGGAGTTTTATGGCGCGTTCTACAGGGAATTTTTCAAGCGCTACCGAGGCTGGGAGCAGCTTTCAAAAAGCTGGCGGGAAGGCAAGGAGCTTTGGGCGCGATTCGTGCTGTCTAGAGCCCCGGTACGGGCGCGAGTCCTTTCCATCGGCTGCGGCTTGGGAGCCGTGGAGCGCGAGATCCAGGCGCGCCGCCCTGGGTTGGAGCTGTTCATCCAGGAGGTGGCGCCCGCGGCGTGGCGCTGGGTCTCGGGGCGCTTCCCGGAGGATCGGCAGCTCTTGGGCGGCATCCCGGGCTGCCTGCCTCGGGGGCTCAAATTCGACCTGATTTATTTGGCGGCCGTGGACTACGCCTTGGACGACGGCGCGCTGGCCGGCCTATTGGCCGCGCTGCGGCCGTTCTTGAAGGCCGGAGGGCGGTGCCTGATCATTTCCGCCAGCTTCGATGACTTGCCGAGCACTCTCCGGGGAAGGGCCCTCGGCGCTTGGGCTTCGACGAAGGCCTTGGCCGCCGAGATGCTGGCCTCATCGGGACTGCGCTCTCGCGGCCAATTATGGGGGTGGTCCCGCAGCCGGGAGGACTATCGCTCCGTCATGCGCCAGGCCGGTTATCAAGGCGTTGAGGATGGCTTCGTGCTCCCCGACCGGCGGGCCCACTATTGGATCGCGGGTTCTTAA
- a CDS encoding lipopolysaccharide biosynthesis protein — MTASVRRRFAFTVGANLLRGLISLSTGMLLARWLGPASYGNMAFLTGTFVAIRQLLDLGSSSAFFTFLSQRPRSKSFVSSYFAWLAAQFLIALVLIGILFPAAWIAAIWRGEQRSLVLLAFAAVFLQNSVWPVVQQAGESQRETVWVQGLGVAVVGAHLAAVFLFWRLGILGLHAIFAAIAFEYLLAAVVAQHSYAYSSPRGGNEGEDPRESIFKKYLSYCLPLVAYSCVGFAYEFADRWLLQKYGGRIEQAYYAVGAQFASIGLIATTSILRIFWKEIAESYHQGNLERTRILYRKVSRLTFLVGAMVAGFVIPWTQDLLRLIVGPAYVQGALTMAIMFFYPVHQSMGQITGTMLYATERVSLLVLTGTVFMMISMGVTYFVLAPGNAVVPGLGLAAEGLAIKMVVMQLIQVNIVAYLIARLYRWRFDWIYQAAGLSACLGLGWLAHAAVCHVAGGLWPLPVLMGLGGLLYAAAMAAVVYAMPWLAGLTREELLLDLAGGCEGIAAWF; from the coding sequence ATGACGGCCTCCGTTAGGCGGCGCTTTGCGTTCACCGTGGGGGCTAATTTGCTTCGAGGCCTGATCAGCCTGAGCACCGGGATGCTGTTGGCGCGCTGGCTGGGGCCGGCCTCTTACGGGAATATGGCTTTCCTGACAGGGACCTTCGTGGCCATTCGACAGCTTCTGGATCTGGGAAGCTCCTCGGCCTTTTTCACTTTCCTATCGCAGAGGCCCAGGTCCAAGAGCTTCGTTTCGTCCTATTTCGCCTGGCTCGCGGCGCAGTTCTTGATAGCTCTCGTTCTGATCGGAATTTTATTCCCAGCGGCTTGGATCGCGGCCATCTGGCGCGGCGAGCAGAGGAGCCTGGTCTTGCTGGCTTTTGCCGCCGTGTTCCTGCAGAACAGCGTGTGGCCGGTAGTCCAGCAGGCGGGGGAATCCCAGAGGGAGACCGTCTGGGTGCAGGGCCTGGGCGTGGCTGTCGTGGGAGCTCACCTGGCCGCGGTGTTTCTTTTTTGGCGGCTGGGCATTTTGGGGCTCCACGCCATCTTTGCCGCCATCGCCTTTGAATATTTGCTGGCCGCGGTCGTGGCCCAGCATTCCTACGCCTATTCCTCCCCTCGGGGGGGCAATGAGGGCGAGGACCCGCGCGAGTCGATCTTCAAAAAATATTTAAGCTATTGCCTGCCTCTTGTCGCCTATTCCTGCGTGGGCTTCGCCTACGAATTCGCCGATCGCTGGCTGCTGCAGAAATACGGCGGACGCATCGAGCAAGCCTACTACGCGGTTGGCGCGCAATTCGCGAGCATCGGGCTTATCGCCACCACTTCCATTCTCCGCATTTTTTGGAAGGAGATCGCCGAGTCGTACCACCAGGGGAATCTGGAGCGCACCAGGATTCTCTATCGAAAGGTTTCGCGCCTAACCTTCCTGGTCGGAGCGATGGTGGCCGGATTCGTGATACCCTGGACGCAAGACCTTTTGCGCCTTATCGTCGGACCGGCCTATGTTCAGGGAGCCCTCACCATGGCCATCATGTTTTTCTACCCTGTCCATCAATCCATGGGGCAAATCACCGGCACCATGCTTTACGCGACGGAGAGGGTTTCTCTTCTGGTCCTTACTGGCACCGTGTTCATGATGATCAGCATGGGGGTGACATATTTCGTGCTCGCTCCCGGAAACGCGGTGGTTCCAGGCTTGGGCCTGGCCGCGGAAGGCCTGGCGATCAAAATGGTCGTGATGCAGCTCATCCAGGTCAACATCGTGGCTTACCTCATCGCGCGCCTCTATCGATGGCGGTTCGACTGGATTTACCAGGCCGCTGGCCTTTCCGCCTGCCTGGGCCTGGGCTGGCTGGCCCATGCCGCGGTTTGCCATGTGGCCGGCGGGCTTTGGCCCTTGCCTGTGCTTATGGGTCTGGGAGGCCTGCTGTATGCGGCGGCGATGGCGGCGGTGGTTTATGCCATGCCCTGGCTGGCGGGACTGACGAGGGAGGAGCTCCTGCTGGACTTGGCCGGCGGGTGCGAAGGGATTGCGGCGTGGTTCTGA
- a CDS encoding glycosyltransferase family 4 protein yields the protein MTSAVPRPFNIALVCPDGLSVVLFCKGMIGSLLRIPNAKVFVVCETGVHGEEIEALGASCVSVPMYRWLSPWEDLKYLWRLWRVMRRREFDAVLNFCTKQNIYGALAAKGAGVGLVCMHVVGLGSGFESRADLRGKITRRAFMSLYRLACRWSRRAWFTNARDRAFFVQQGLIREENTVLSRNYLDTGEYAVELVGERRREAAKALCGLRPAERAVVMVGRMIWQKGVREFAEAAERLRGKRPELKFILVAPLEPDSRDAVPESFAREMEKRANFRWLGFQSDVKSFYAIADLAVLPTYYREGGYPRGLLEPMAMGKPVITTTSEDCRGAVEEGRNGFLVPIKDSRALADAIERVMADDVLRAELGRYSRMKAMRDFDERLIVPKALQDLGLPVPEPSLKC from the coding sequence ATGACCTCGGCCGTTCCCCGGCCCTTCAATATCGCCCTCGTTTGCCCGGACGGGCTCTCCGTGGTTTTGTTCTGCAAGGGGATGATCGGGTCCTTGCTCCGGATTCCGAACGCGAAAGTCTTCGTCGTGTGCGAGACCGGGGTCCACGGGGAGGAAATCGAGGCGTTGGGGGCTTCATGCGTGTCGGTTCCCATGTACCGGTGGCTGAGTCCCTGGGAGGACTTGAAATATCTTTGGCGCCTCTGGCGCGTCATGCGTCGGCGCGAGTTCGACGCGGTCCTGAACTTCTGCACCAAGCAGAACATCTACGGGGCGCTCGCGGCCAAGGGCGCCGGGGTTGGGTTGGTGTGCATGCACGTGGTGGGCTTGGGTTCCGGCTTCGAGAGCCGCGCGGACCTCAGAGGGAAGATCACGCGCCGGGCCTTCATGAGCCTCTACCGCCTGGCCTGCCGCTGGAGCCGAAGGGCGTGGTTCACCAACGCCCGCGACCGCGCGTTTTTCGTCCAGCAGGGCTTGATCCGGGAGGAGAACACGGTTTTGAGCCGCAATTATCTCGACACCGGCGAGTACGCGGTGGAGCTGGTGGGCGAGCGGCGCCGGGAGGCGGCGAAGGCCCTTTGCGGGCTGAGGCCCGCCGAGAGAGCCGTGGTCATGGTGGGGCGGATGATTTGGCAGAAGGGAGTCCGCGAGTTCGCCGAGGCGGCGGAGCGGCTCAGGGGAAAGCGTCCGGAACTCAAATTCATTCTCGTCGCGCCCCTGGAGCCGGACAGCCGGGACGCGGTCCCGGAATCCTTCGCGCGGGAAATGGAAAAAAGGGCGAATTTCAGATGGCTTGGCTTTCAAAGCGACGTGAAGAGCTTTTACGCCATAGCCGATTTGGCCGTGCTGCCGACCTACTACAGGGAGGGCGGCTATCCGCGCGGACTCCTGGAGCCCATGGCCATGGGCAAGCCCGTCATCACGACGACCAGCGAGGACTGCCGCGGCGCCGTGGAGGAAGGGAGAAACGGCTTTCTCGTCCCGATCAAGGATTCGCGGGCGTTGGCCGACGCGATCGAGCGGGTCATGGCCGACGACGTTTTGCGGGCGGAATTGGGGCGTTATTCGCGCATGAAAGCGATGCGGGACTTTGACGAGAGGCTGATCGTGCCGAAAGCCCTTCAGGACCTGGGCCTGCCCGTGCCCGAGCCGTCTCTAAAATGTTGA
- a CDS encoding aminotransferase class I/II-fold pyridoxal phosphate-dependent enzyme — MVSIARKLMRHLPSMPRARYGVLAGANTGREWRQMAGAWLSSGPCEEPSVISEYESRFAKRCGARHGVSFGAGRMALYAVLEALGVGPGDEVVIPAFTCVVVPNAILYRGARPVYVDIEPRFFNIDVSKVEAAISPRTKALYAQHTFGVACDVDGLREIGRRRGLPVIEDGAHALGTVYRGGAVGSLTEVAFFSSDHSKVINTHLGGMAVTSDDSLAARLREIQARSPSPDMGTSRRLVRSFLLEYPCFSPAFLWLGRSIHALLDRAGLLFFFRDELETSKPAGYPCRLSAAQARLGLSQLGDLERNLAHRRRIAGWLEGKIGWSGMDAGELNASTWLRYSFLVKDREKFEAAFKRRFDLGVWFTSVVAGRCRDLEAVGYRPGSCPIAELAARHIVNFPTHPRVPLGAIQEEVERNWEWLGNEIRADLKRSGAR; from the coding sequence ATGGTCTCGATTGCTCGCAAGCTGATGCGTCATTTGCCGTCGATGCCTCGGGCTCGTTACGGCGTTCTTGCCGGCGCCAATACCGGGCGGGAATGGCGCCAAATGGCGGGCGCCTGGCTCTCGAGCGGCCCTTGTGAGGAGCCCTCCGTCATCAGCGAATACGAGAGCCGGTTCGCCAAGCGGTGCGGCGCCAGGCACGGGGTCAGCTTCGGCGCCGGCAGGATGGCGCTTTACGCCGTCCTCGAGGCTTTGGGCGTAGGCCCTGGAGACGAGGTCGTCATTCCGGCCTTTACCTGCGTGGTGGTGCCCAACGCCATCCTCTATCGCGGCGCTCGGCCGGTTTATGTCGACATAGAGCCTCGCTTTTTCAACATCGACGTTTCCAAGGTGGAAGCGGCGATTTCTCCGCGAACCAAGGCCCTGTATGCGCAGCATACCTTCGGCGTCGCCTGCGATGTGGACGGTCTGCGCGAGATCGGCCGAAGGCGCGGGCTGCCGGTGATCGAGGACGGCGCCCACGCCCTTGGGACGGTCTATCGCGGTGGAGCGGTCGGCTCGCTCACGGAGGTGGCGTTTTTCTCGAGCGATCACTCCAAGGTGATCAACACCCACTTGGGAGGAATGGCGGTGACCAGCGATGATTCCTTGGCCGCTCGTTTGAGGGAAATTCAGGCGCGCTCTCCTTCCCCGGATATGGGCACGTCTCGGCGCCTGGTGCGCTCGTTCTTGCTGGAATACCCATGCTTTTCGCCGGCCTTTCTTTGGCTGGGCCGCTCCATCCACGCGCTTCTGGATCGTGCCGGATTGCTCTTCTTTTTTCGGGATGAGCTTGAGACCAGCAAGCCGGCAGGGTATCCCTGCCGGCTATCCGCGGCTCAGGCGCGGCTTGGGCTGTCCCAGCTTGGAGATTTGGAGCGAAACCTAGCCCATCGCAGGCGGATAGCCGGATGGCTCGAGGGAAAGATCGGCTGGAGCGGCATGGATGCCGGCGAGCTCAACGCCTCGACCTGGCTGCGCTATTCCTTCCTAGTCAAGGACCGCGAGAAATTCGAAGCGGCTTTTAAAAGGCGCTTCGACCTGGGGGTTTGGTTTACCAGCGTCGTGGCCGGGCGCTGCCGAGACCTTGAAGCCGTCGGATATCGGCCCGGCAGCTGCCCGATTGCCGAGCTCGCCGCGCGGCACATCGTTAATTTCCCCACCCACCCGCGCGTTCCCCTCGGCGCCATACAGGAGGAGGTGGAGCGCAATTGGGAATGGCTTGGGAATGAAATTCGGGCGGATCTCAAGAGGAGCGGGGCTCGATGA
- a CDS encoding transketolase translates to MADRISELEELARFIRLTSVKMTHFASSAHVGGSLSMADLLAALYGGVLKVDPAKPKWKSRDRFILSKGHACAGLYAALARKGFFPVEWLETFYRNGGRLHGHSTHGVPGIEVSTGSLGHGLPIACGMALAAKRDRAKHRVFCLLSDGECDEGSTWEAALFAGHHGLDNLVAIVDYNKIQSLGRTKEVLDLDPFAKKWEGFRWAVREIDGHDLGLIDETLRKAPFEPGRPSCVVAHTVKGKGVSFMEDKLLWHYRNASAQEYNAAVVELEGRK, encoded by the coding sequence ATGGCTGACAGGATCTCCGAGCTCGAGGAGTTGGCCCGTTTCATACGGCTGACTTCCGTGAAAATGACTCATTTCGCGTCCAGCGCCCACGTGGGCGGGTCTCTTTCCATGGCGGATCTTCTGGCCGCGCTTTACGGAGGGGTGCTCAAGGTGGACCCCGCCAAGCCCAAGTGGAAGAGCCGCGACCGCTTCATTCTGAGCAAGGGACATGCCTGCGCCGGCCTCTACGCGGCGCTGGCTCGGAAGGGCTTCTTCCCGGTGGAATGGCTTGAGACTTTTTACCGCAACGGCGGCAGGCTCCACGGGCATTCCACCCATGGCGTGCCCGGGATCGAGGTTTCCACCGGCTCCCTGGGGCACGGGCTTCCGATCGCCTGCGGCATGGCGCTCGCCGCCAAGAGGGATCGCGCCAAGCACCGGGTTTTCTGCCTCTTGAGCGATGGGGAGTGCGACGAGGGCTCGACCTGGGAAGCGGCGCTGTTCGCTGGGCATCACGGTTTGGACAATCTGGTGGCGATCGTGGACTACAACAAGATCCAGAGCCTTGGCCGCACCAAGGAGGTCCTCGATCTCGACCCATTCGCCAAGAAATGGGAGGGCTTCCGCTGGGCCGTGCGCGAGATCGATGGGCATGACCTCGGCCTCATAGACGAGACGCTTAGAAAGGCGCCCTTCGAGCCGGGCAGACCCTCCTGCGTGGTGGCCCACACGGTGAAGGGCAAGGGGGTCAGCTTCATGGAAGACAAGCTTCTTTGGCATTACCGCAACGCCTCCGCTCAGGAGTACAACGCGGCGGTGGTCGAGTTGGAGGGGAGAAAGTGA
- the asnB gene encoding asparagine synthase (glutamine-hydrolyzing) yields the protein MCGIAGELSFGAPANAAALRAMADALVHRGPDDQGLHCEGRLGLAHRRLSILDLSPAGRQPMWSEDKALAIVFNGEVYNYREIRPELEAAGYRFAGGTDTEVVLNAVHRWGLEAALERFIGMFAFALWDARAQALTLVRDRLGVKPLYYQKTAKGLLFGSELKALYAHPDFRRELLPKGLEQFFRFGYTLGEATVYKNSFKLPAGHCLRVEADGGARLWRYWSLDGVERGSYSGTFARAVEELSTLCDSAFSYRLVSDVPVGVFLSGGVDSSFLAAFLKRRAGADLEHITIGFDEPAYDESPKARRVARDLDLRHTVRTLSAVQAQEALLRFVEIWDEPFGDASGIPTSMVCALARERVKVVLSADGGDELFCGYESYPAYEARYRRLSRFPAPLRSILSAALRRLPYRSLISAALALREGSRWNPQTAARYEKMLDLLPVRGHDDLIRISNEKGWTARSVGDILGTGNGGFARGAEFGQTSRDGERGLIDRMMRADLSAFLGEDILCKVDRASMAVGLECRDPFLDHRLVEFAFSLPLDYLYENGTHKRVLKAAVSPWISQAVLNSPKRGFSIPLYDWLRGPWKPLALDYLSPDSIRRVGILDERAARRELDSFYKYRGGRAEKVMLMLNFQMWAERWLR from the coding sequence ATGTGCGGCATAGCGGGGGAGCTCAGCTTCGGCGCGCCGGCCAACGCGGCGGCCCTGCGCGCCATGGCCGACGCCTTGGTCCATCGCGGGCCGGATGATCAGGGCCTGCACTGCGAGGGCCGCTTGGGACTCGCCCACCGCCGGTTATCCATACTCGACCTCTCGCCTGCGGGCCGCCAGCCCATGTGGAGCGAGGACAAGGCTCTGGCCATCGTCTTCAACGGAGAGGTCTACAACTACCGCGAGATCCGCCCCGAGCTCGAGGCCGCGGGCTACCGCTTCGCGGGAGGCACGGACACCGAGGTGGTCCTCAACGCCGTCCACCGCTGGGGCCTCGAGGCGGCCTTGGAGCGCTTCATCGGGATGTTCGCCTTCGCCCTGTGGGACGCGCGCGCCCAAGCCCTCACCTTGGTCCGGGACCGCCTGGGCGTCAAGCCTCTCTATTACCAGAAGACCGCCAAGGGCCTCTTGTTCGGCTCCGAGCTCAAGGCCCTTTACGCCCATCCCGATTTCCGGCGCGAGCTTTTGCCTAAGGGCTTGGAGCAATTTTTCCGCTTCGGCTACACCTTGGGAGAAGCCACGGTTTACAAGAACTCCTTCAAGCTGCCGGCGGGGCACTGTTTGCGCGTGGAGGCGGACGGCGGGGCGCGCCTTTGGCGCTACTGGAGCCTGGATGGGGTCGAGAGGGGCTCCTACTCCGGCACCTTCGCGAGGGCCGTGGAGGAGCTCTCCACCCTTTGCGACAGCGCCTTCTCCTATCGCCTGGTCTCCGATGTGCCCGTCGGGGTTTTTCTCTCCGGGGGCGTGGACTCGTCGTTTTTGGCCGCGTTCTTGAAGAGGCGGGCGGGCGCGGACTTGGAGCACATCACCATCGGCTTCGACGAACCGGCCTATGACGAGTCTCCCAAGGCCCGCCGCGTGGCGCGGGATCTGGACCTCAGGCACACGGTGAGGACCTTGAGCGCCGTACAGGCCCAGGAGGCGCTCCTGCGCTTCGTGGAGATATGGGACGAGCCCTTCGGCGACGCCTCCGGCATTCCCACCTCCATGGTCTGCGCCCTGGCGCGGGAGAGGGTCAAGGTGGTCCTTTCCGCCGATGGGGGAGACGAGCTGTTCTGCGGCTACGAGAGCTACCCCGCCTACGAGGCGCGCTACCGCCGCCTGAGCCGTTTCCCCGCGCCCTTGCGGTCGATCCTCTCGGCTGCCCTGCGCCGCCTGCCCTACCGGTCTCTTATCTCGGCGGCTCTCGCGCTGCGCGAGGGCTCGCGCTGGAACCCGCAGACCGCGGCCCGCTACGAGAAAATGCTCGATCTCCTGCCCGTGCGAGGCCACGACGACCTCATCCGGATCAGCAATGAGAAGGGCTGGACCGCGCGGAGCGTGGGGGATATCCTGGGCACGGGGAACGGGGGCTTTGCCCGAGGGGCCGAGTTCGGGCAGACGTCCCGGGACGGCGAAAGGGGGCTGATCGATCGCATGATGCGCGCGGACCTGTCCGCTTTCCTCGGCGAGGACATCCTCTGCAAGGTGGACCGCGCTTCCATGGCCGTGGGGCTAGAGTGCCGGGACCCTTTCCTGGACCATCGCTTGGTCGAGTTCGCGTTCTCCCTGCCTCTCGACTATCTTTATGAGAACGGGACGCATAAGCGGGTGCTCAAGGCCGCCGTGAGCCCCTGGATTTCCCAGGCCGTGCTCAACTCCCCCAAGAGGGGCTTTTCCATTCCGCTTTACGACTGGCTGAGGGGGCCTTGGAAGCCCCTGGCCTTGGACTATCTCTCTCCCGACAGCATCCGGCGCGTGGGGATATTGGACGAGCGCGCGGCCAGGCGCGAATTGGACTCTTTTTACAAGTATCGGGGCGGGCGCGCCGAAAAAGTGATGCTGATGCTTAATTTCCAGATGTGGGCGGAGCGCTGGCTGCGATGA
- a CDS encoding sugar transferase, with the protein MSKRLFDAFFSLAALTILSPVFFAVALLIKLGSPGSVFYRGSRIGLNGRPFRILKFRTMVENADKIGGPSTSSDDPRLTRIGALLRRYKFDELPQFWNVFVGEMSFVGPRPEVPSEVAEYDESTRRLLTVRPGITDYSSIRFRNEGEILKGQSDPHKAYKALIQPEKIRLGLEYVDNHNLWVDLKLIFKTITAIAQ; encoded by the coding sequence GTGTCTAAACGACTCTTTGACGCCTTTTTTTCCTTGGCTGCGTTGACGATCCTTTCCCCCGTTTTTTTTGCGGTCGCGCTGCTGATAAAATTGGGGTCGCCGGGGTCCGTTTTTTATCGAGGCTCGCGGATAGGGCTCAACGGCAGGCCGTTTCGCATCTTGAAGTTCCGCACGATGGTGGAAAACGCCGATAAAATCGGCGGCCCGTCCACTTCGTCCGACGACCCGCGGCTCACCCGCATCGGGGCTTTGCTGCGCCGGTATAAATTCGATGAGCTGCCGCAGTTTTGGAACGTTTTCGTCGGAGAGATGAGTTTCGTGGGCCCGCGCCCAGAGGTGCCTTCCGAAGTCGCCGAGTATGATGAATCGACCCGCCGGCTGTTGACGGTTCGGCCCGGGATCACGGATTATTCCTCGATTCGCTTCCGCAATGAAGGCGAAATCCTCAAGGGGCAGTCGGATCCGCACAAGGCCTATAAAGCGCTGATACAGCCGGAAAAAATACGGCTGGGGTTGGAATACGTGGACAATCACAATCTATGGGTGGACCTCAAGCTTATATTCAAGACGATAACGGCGATCGCGCAATAA
- a CDS encoding glycosyltransferase, with translation MSSEKMMGPVRTAFYEPYPMGLGGNFLTQRLILERLDRERFHPIVVAPMEGAALERFRAMGVECVVLPPPGALGRYGQALLRAGPLAKLKSAADLVRYNFRVWRFLRERGIEVIYSNCVRAQMCVGVGARLAGVPSLLYVKGELANPIIDRICFVLASKILFFAPHNRDDRYPLLVRWFSRKIDILRIGMDPALIHEVEGRDHSALRRELGIDPDSLNVAVLAQLYRPKGQHFALEALARLAGEFPRLKLYLVGDHVVDEYRSYKGELEALADKLGIAERVVFTGWRKDALEIASLMDFIVHPSLAEGFGRAVLESMALGKPVIASAVGGLREAIQDGENGCLVVPGDVEALARRWRQLLSDPGLRARLGQEARRTVFSRYLVDDKVARLAGIWAEMARGCGACAA, from the coding sequence TTGAGCTCCGAAAAGATGATGGGCCCCGTCCGGACCGCCTTCTACGAGCCCTATCCGATGGGATTGGGGGGCAATTTCCTGACTCAGCGATTGATTCTTGAGCGCCTTGATCGGGAGCGATTCCATCCCATTGTGGTGGCGCCGATGGAGGGCGCAGCACTCGAGCGCTTCCGGGCCATGGGAGTCGAATGCGTGGTGCTCCCTCCCCCGGGAGCCCTGGGGCGCTACGGCCAGGCCTTGTTGAGGGCGGGCCCTTTGGCCAAGCTCAAATCCGCCGCGGACCTGGTCCGCTACAATTTCCGGGTCTGGCGCTTCCTGCGCGAGCGCGGCATCGAGGTGATTTACTCCAACTGCGTGCGCGCGCAGATGTGCGTTGGGGTCGGGGCGAGGCTTGCCGGGGTGCCCTCTCTTCTTTACGTCAAAGGCGAACTCGCCAATCCCATCATAGATCGGATTTGCTTCGTTCTGGCCTCCAAGATACTGTTCTTCGCCCCGCACAACCGCGACGACCGCTATCCGCTTCTGGTGAGGTGGTTTTCGCGCAAGATAGACATTTTGCGCATAGGGATGGATCCGGCCCTGATTCATGAGGTCGAGGGCCGGGACCATTCGGCCCTCCGGCGGGAGCTCGGCATCGACCCCGATAGCCTCAACGTCGCGGTGCTGGCCCAGCTTTACCGGCCCAAGGGCCAGCATTTCGCCCTGGAGGCCCTGGCGCGTCTGGCAGGGGAGTTCCCGCGGCTCAAGCTTTACCTCGTGGGCGACCATGTGGTGGACGAGTACCGGTCCTACAAAGGGGAGCTCGAGGCCTTGGCGGATAAGCTCGGCATCGCCGAGCGCGTGGTCTTCACCGGCTGGCGCAAGGACGCCCTTGAAATCGCCAGCCTCATGGACTTCATCGTCCATCCCAGCCTGGCCGAGGGTTTCGGCCGAGCCGTGCTCGAGTCCATGGCCTTGGGCAAGCCCGTGATCGCCTCGGCCGTCGGCGGGTTGCGGGAAGCCATCCAGGATGGGGAAAATGGCTGCCTCGTGGTTCCCGGGGACGTCGAGGCTCTGGCCCGGCGTTGGCGGCAATTATTGTCCGATCCCGGCCTGCGCGCCAGGCTCGGCCAGGAAGCCCGCCGCACGGTATTTTCCCGCTACCTCGTTGACGACAAGGTGGCGCGCTTGGCCGGGATTTGGGCGGAGATGGCGAGGGGTTGCGGCGCATGTGCGGCATAG